One window of Buchnera aphidicola genomic DNA carries:
- the ruvX gene encoding Holliday junction resolvase RuvX, with the protein MIILSIDYGTKTTGLAIAETQLNYSIPICSVTSQPQFQFWKQVDEVINCWSPEYIVVGYPYHIKKKINKKIKNFYIKIQQRFQKSVFLYNENYSTTEARIFLKKKKKPYCIHSISAKIILDSWLAENNDIIAPRTTRKK; encoded by the coding sequence ATGATTATTTTATCTATCGATTACGGAACTAAAACTACCGGCCTGGCTATTGCTGAAACTCAATTAAATTATTCTATCCCCATATGTTCGGTCACTAGCCAACCACAATTCCAGTTTTGGAAACAAGTGGATGAAGTTATTAATTGCTGGAGTCCTGAATATATTGTTGTAGGCTATCCTTATCATATAAAAAAAAAAATTAACAAAAAAATAAAAAATTTTTATATAAAGATCCAACAAAGATTTCAAAAATCTGTTTTTTTATATAACGAAAATTATTCTACTACAGAAGCTCGTATATTTTTAAAAAAAAAAAAAAAACCATATTGCATACATTCGATATCAGCAAAAATTATTTTAGATAGCTGGTTAGCAGAGAATAACGATATTATTGCGCCCCGAACAACCCGAAAAAAATAA
- the hemW gene encoding radical SAM family heme chaperone HemW encodes MQINKKNLLPPLSLYIHIPWCIKKCPYCDFHSLKNAHKISEKKYLRALIKDLRNDQTITSKRPIQSIFIGGGTPSLLKTTTIRNLIKKIKKITFISKKVEISIEINPDIDEQNKLIKYIKYGINRLSIGVQTFNDYLLKQIQREYTKQKSIDLIQLTRNILNRNLNIDIIYGLPKQSIQDALNDLKTTIDLKPEHISWYQLDVEPNTKFYIQDIKLPSISKIEKIHQEGQKILKQAGYTQYEISSYARKKKYQCIHNLNYWNFGDYIGIGCGAHGKITQKDQQVMRLIKTKSDAVYAEGLYLQKKYTVPKKNLPLEFFLNQFRLLKPILYKDFETMTQINKKKIEKKILTATIKKYLTSDDCSWKVTNYGRKKLNSLLSLFL; translated from the coding sequence ATGCAGATAAATAAAAAAAATCTTCTACCACCACTAAGTTTATATATTCACATTCCCTGGTGTATAAAAAAATGTCCATATTGTGATTTTCACTCACTCAAAAATGCGCATAAAATATCAGAAAAAAAATATCTTCGCGCTCTAATTAAAGACCTTCGGAATGATCAAACAATCACGTCAAAAAGACCTATTCAGTCTATTTTTATTGGAGGAGGAACTCCGAGTTTATTAAAAACTACAACAATAAGAAATCTAATCAAAAAAATTAAAAAAATTACTTTTATTTCTAAAAAAGTAGAAATCTCTATAGAAATTAATCCCGATATAGATGAGCAAAATAAATTAATTAAATACATAAAGTACGGAATAAATCGCCTCTCAATAGGCGTACAAACATTTAATGATTATTTATTAAAACAAATTCAACGAGAGTATACAAAACAAAAATCCATAGATTTAATTCAATTAACCAGAAATATATTAAATAGAAATTTAAACATAGATATAATATATGGTTTGCCAAAACAATCCATTCAAGACGCATTAAATGATTTAAAAACAACAATTGATTTAAAACCCGAACATATTTCATGGTATCAATTAGACGTTGAACCAAATACTAAATTTTATATACAGGATATTAAATTACCATCTATATCAAAAATAGAAAAAATACATCAAGAAGGACAAAAAATACTAAAACAGGCCGGATATACACAATACGAAATATCATCGTACGCGCGAAAAAAAAAATATCAATGCATTCACAATCTTAATTATTGGAATTTTGGTGATTATATAGGTATTGGTTGCGGAGCTCATGGTAAAATTACTCAAAAAGACCAACAAGTGATGCGTCTTATTAAAACAAAAAGCGACGCTGTATACGCAGAAGGATTGTACTTACAAAAAAAATATACCGTTCCTAAAAAAAATCTTCCGCTAGAATTTTTTTTAAATCAATTTAGGCTGTTAAAACCTATTTTATATAAAGATTTTGAAACCATGACTCAGATCAATAAAAAAAAAATTGAAAAAAAAATTCTTACTGCTACAATTAAGAAATATTTAACTTCCGATGATTGTTCTTGGAAAGTTACAAATTATGGAAGAAAAAAACTAAATTCTTTATTATCATTGTTTTTATAA
- the trmB gene encoding tRNA (guanosine(46)-N7)-methyltransferase TrmB, whose translation MVLLKDNLFFKNKKIFLSSIKSYVNRRRRVGEKKKQYILKYWKTYGMSFHYSFLNMSSLFSINQQVILEIGFGNGKQFIEKALRNPHVNFIGIEVYLSGIFSAIRYANIYCVSNIKIIFYDAFEVLSYMVPDHTIDMLQIFFPDPWHKKKHHKRRLINKSFMNLLEKKIVYGGSLHIITDCKSYSDNIRTIISTNNKFKRIFCEKNISPLLGYRKKTKFEKKAMFMDHTIFDYKYQLCFQNNY comes from the coding sequence ATGGTTTTATTAAAAGATAATTTGTTTTTTAAAAATAAAAAAATTTTTTTATCTTCTATTAAAAGTTACGTTAATCGGAGACGACGTGTTGGTGAAAAGAAAAAACAATATATTTTAAAATATTGGAAAACATATGGGATGAGTTTTCATTATTCATTTTTGAATATGTCTTCTTTATTTTCCATCAATCAACAGGTTATCCTTGAGATCGGATTTGGAAATGGAAAGCAATTTATAGAAAAAGCTTTAAGAAACCCTCATGTTAATTTTATTGGTATAGAGGTATATCTTTCAGGAATTTTTTCTGCTATCCGATATGCAAATATATATTGTGTTTCTAATATAAAAATTATATTTTACGATGCTTTCGAAGTGCTTTCGTATATGGTGCCTGATCATACAATTGATATGCTTCAAATTTTTTTTCCAGATCCTTGGCATAAAAAAAAACATCACAAGAGAAGATTAATCAATAAATCTTTTATGAACTTATTAGAGAAAAAAATTGTTTATGGTGGTTCTTTACATATAATTACAGATTGCAAATCATATTCAGATAATATTCGAACAATAATATCGACAAACAATAAGTTCAAACGTATTTTTTGTGAGAAAAATATTTCTCCCTTATTAGGCTATCGAAAAAAAACGAAATTTGAAAAAAAAGCCATGTTTATGGACCATACAATTTTTGATTATAAATATCAATTATGCTTTCAAAATAATTATTAG
- a CDS encoding oxidative damage protection protein: MFFTQKILNWFHFNGRKTLPWQKKNIYLVWISEIMLQQTQVNTVVPYFKKFKRKFPTILSLFKANINEILHLWSGLGLYRRAHNIFKTALIIKNRYNGIFPNNYYEIKKLPGIGKSTAHAILSFSYNFGYAVLDGNVKRILIRYHFINTTNKTISQLDKLLWKLIDRYLSIHHSNKFNQAMMDIGSLICIKNSPKCIICPLKNSCRYHQQQISIPYKNKKTKKKEIGILLSIIQYKNFVILEKQNNTSVWQGLFYFPITCFKPHQDHWKNIKNKNIPIKIYPYIHYIGNTKLNIITHTIHIKKKIIHKNKIWYNMNSDTKIGIPAPIKKIIALLNDTVMEKNMKKKKRVIFCSFLNKTEEGLDYPFLPGKIGQKIYQEISKTAWNCWIERQTKIINEKKLNMFLDKDRVLLEKKMKEFLFSKKK; encoded by the coding sequence ATGTTTTTTACACAAAAAATACTTAATTGGTTCCATTTCAACGGAAGAAAAACACTACCTTGGCAAAAAAAAAATATTTATCTAGTTTGGATATCTGAAATCATGTTACAGCAAACACAAGTAAATACGGTCGTTCCTTACTTTAAAAAGTTTAAAAGAAAATTCCCTACCATTTTATCATTATTTAAAGCCAATATTAATGAAATACTTCATTTGTGGAGTGGGTTAGGTCTCTATCGTAGAGCCCATAACATATTTAAGACAGCTTTAATAATAAAGAACCGTTATAATGGTATTTTTCCGAACAACTATTATGAAATTAAAAAATTACCAGGAATCGGAAAATCCACAGCTCATGCTATTTTATCATTCTCTTATAACTTTGGATATGCAGTTTTAGATGGAAATGTAAAACGCATACTAATAAGATATCACTTTATAAATACTACAAACAAAACAATAAGCCAATTAGATAAACTATTATGGAAGTTAATTGATCGATATCTATCCATTCATCATTCTAATAAGTTTAATCAAGCTATGATGGATATCGGTTCATTAATCTGTATAAAAAATAGTCCTAAATGTATAATATGTCCTTTAAAAAATTCTTGTCGATATCATCAACAACAAATAAGCATTCCTTATAAAAATAAAAAAACAAAAAAAAAAGAAATTGGAATATTACTTTCAATAATACAATATAAAAATTTTGTTATCCTTGAAAAACAAAATAATACATCTGTATGGCAAGGACTCTTTTATTTTCCTATAACATGTTTTAAGCCGCATCAAGATCACTGGAAGAATATTAAAAATAAAAATATACCTATAAAAATTTATCCTTATATACATTATATAGGAAACACCAAACTAAATATTATTACTCACACTATTCATATCAAAAAAAAAATTATTCATAAAAATAAAATATGGTATAACATGAATTCAGATACAAAGATTGGCATTCCTGCGCCAATTAAAAAAATAATAGCGCTATTAAACGATACGGTAATGGAGAAAAATATGAAAAAAAAAAAAAGAGTTATTTTTTGCTCTTTTCTTAATAAAACCGAAGAAGGATTAGATTATCCGTTTTTACCTGGAAAAATAGGACAAAAAATTTACCAAGAGATATCTAAAACTGCGTGGAATTGTTGGATTGAACGACAAACAAAAATTATTAATGAAAAAAAATTAAATATGTTTTTGGACAAAGATAGAGTACTCCTAGAAAAAAAAATGAAAGAATTTTTGTTTTCTAAAAAAAAATAA
- the sbcB gene encoding exodeoxyribonuclease I gives MLEKKYITDIAINKNFIFYDYETFGTNLSLDKVAQFCSIEIDNTFSRIQKKTVLFCSPPLDYLPDPQAVLITKILPQYAQSYGLNEYSFAKKISSIFLKKNTCIVGYNNIHFDDLFTRNLFYRNLLDPYSWSWKNNNFSWDILNVLRAFYIFFPNSMIWFRNSNGTISFKLSDVTIVNKIAHTKIHDASSDVMATISVVRHLYRANKCFFLFLYSLSHKKNIFLFVSSNYKKPIFYISSYFGSKNHNLGCILILGFHPFYKNCLVTINLSRNFKKLFDLYDLSLKKKLNIKKILARGIHIIYLNKAPLLFSYNSISLNNCKRLGLNYTRCQKNFFLLQKNIQIKRWILSYFVNNDFTNNNNDVDLMLYQNFFTDKDKQLFALIHKTSPSLWVSWNPIFFDNRIKELFFRLKARNFIDLLSTTDKQKWQLYCKNKFNLKAIQLYTNDLLTLKLKFQDHTEYSYLLERLMDYVNYILYKIKFLI, from the coding sequence ATGTTAGAAAAAAAATATATCACTGATATTGCTATTAACAAAAATTTTATTTTTTATGATTATGAAACTTTTGGTACCAATTTATCTTTAGATAAAGTAGCTCAGTTTTGTAGTATAGAAATAGATAATACGTTTTCCCGCATTCAAAAAAAAACGGTATTATTCTGCTCCCCTCCTCTAGACTATTTACCTGATCCTCAAGCTGTTTTAATTACTAAAATATTACCACAATATGCACAATCATATGGTTTAAATGAATATTCTTTTGCTAAGAAAATTAGTAGTATTTTTTTGAAAAAAAATACATGTATTGTTGGTTATAATAATATTCATTTTGATGATCTTTTTACTCGAAACTTATTTTATAGAAATTTATTGGATCCGTATTCGTGGTCTTGGAAAAATAATAATTTTAGCTGGGATATATTAAATGTATTACGTGCTTTTTATATATTTTTTCCAAATTCTATGATTTGGTTTCGAAATTCTAACGGAACAATAAGTTTTAAATTATCTGATGTGACTATTGTTAATAAAATTGCACATACTAAGATTCATGATGCCTCTTCTGATGTTATGGCTACTATTTCAGTAGTTCGACATTTATATCGTGCAAATAAATGTTTTTTTTTGTTTTTGTATTCTCTTTCTCATAAAAAAAATATTTTTTTATTTGTATCTAGCAATTATAAAAAACCTATTTTTTATATTTCTAGCTATTTTGGGTCTAAGAATCATAATTTAGGTTGTATACTAATTTTAGGTTTTCACCCATTCTACAAAAATTGTTTAGTTACTATTAATTTATCAAGAAATTTCAAGAAACTATTTGATTTATATGATTTATCTTTAAAAAAAAAATTAAATATAAAAAAAATACTTGCTAGAGGCATTCATATTATTTACTTAAATAAAGCTCCTTTATTATTTTCTTATAATTCTATATCTTTGAATAATTGTAAAAGATTGGGTTTAAATTATACTCGGTGCCAAAAAAATTTCTTTTTATTACAAAAAAATATTCAAATAAAACGCTGGATTTTATCCTATTTTGTAAATAATGATTTTACTAATAATAACAATGATGTTGATTTAATGCTATATCAGAACTTCTTTACAGATAAAGATAAACAATTATTTGCTTTAATTCATAAAACTTCTCCATCTCTTTGGGTAAGTTGGAATCCTATTTTCTTTGATAATCGCATAAAAGAACTTTTTTTCCGGTTAAAGGCTCGTAATTTTATAGATTTATTGAGTACAACTGATAAACAAAAATGGCAGTTATATTGTAAAAATAAATTTAATCTTAAAGCTATACAATTATATACTAACGATCTTTTAACACTGAAGTTAAAGTTTCAGGATCATACAGAATACAGCTATTTGTTAGAGCGTTTAATGGATTATGTTAATTATATTTTATACAAAATTAAATTTTTAATTTGA
- the rplI gene encoding 50S ribosomal protein L9 yields MKVILLDILEKVGKKGQLITVKNGYARNYLIPMKKALLATSHNIKMFEQSKRIEEKQRSEKINHALSRINQIKSIGALVFFMKSSETKRIFGSINANDISDHFFEIGISVKKSEIKMPKGLLRYLGVHQVIFNPHKNISVEFQVAVLSK; encoded by the coding sequence ATGAAAGTTATTTTATTAGATATTTTAGAAAAAGTAGGGAAAAAGGGTCAATTAATTACTGTAAAAAATGGATATGCAAGAAATTATCTGATACCTATGAAAAAAGCGTTATTAGCTACTTCCCATAATATTAAAATGTTTGAACAATCTAAAAGAATCGAGGAAAAACAAAGATCAGAAAAAATTAACCATGCTCTCTCTAGAATTAATCAAATTAAATCAATTGGCGCGCTGGTTTTTTTCATGAAGTCTAGTGAAACAAAGAGAATTTTTGGTTCGATTAATGCAAATGATATTTCAGATCATTTTTTTGAAATCGGTATCTCGGTTAAAAAAAGTGAAATTAAAATGCCTAAAGGTTTGCTGCGTTATTTAGGGGTTCATCAGGTTATTTTTAACCCACACAAAAACATTTCTGTTGAATTTCAGGTTGCAGTTTTATCAAAATAA
- the rpsR gene encoding 30S ribosomal protein S18 — MVRYFRRRKFCRFTAEGIKYIDYKDIDMLKNYITENGKIVPSRITGTKARYQRQLSRAIKRARFLSLIPYTDQHR; from the coding sequence ATGGTTCGTTATTTTCGTCGTAGAAAGTTTTGTCGATTTACCGCTGAAGGCATTAAATATATAGACTATAAAGACATAGATATGTTAAAAAACTATATTACTGAAAATGGAAAAATTGTTCCAAGTCGTATTACTGGAACTAAGGCAAGATACCAAAGACAATTATCTCGCGCTATTAAAAGAGCTCGTTTTCTTAGCTTAATTCCTTATACTGATCAACATCGATAA
- the rpsF gene encoding 30S ribosomal protein S6 has protein sequence MRHYEIILMIHPDKSEKVSQIIEFYSNLVIIRKGKIHRVEDWGKRSLSYMIKKLQKAHYILMNIEVSIECMQYLENHFKFNSSIIRNLVLGCSEAVTKSSIMMKGQEKNNPNLTSLTRETNKQIK, from the coding sequence GTGCGACATTATGAGATTATTTTAATGATTCATCCCGATAAAAGTGAAAAAGTTTCACAAATTATTGAATTTTATTCAAATCTTGTCATAATTCGAAAAGGTAAAATTCATCGAGTAGAAGATTGGGGCAAACGTTCTTTGTCGTACATGATAAAGAAATTGCAGAAGGCGCATTATATCTTAATGAATATTGAAGTTTCTATTGAATGTATGCAATATTTAGAGAATCACTTTAAATTTAATTCTAGTATAATACGTAATTTAGTTCTCGGTTGCTCTGAAGCTGTTACGAAGAGTTCTATAATGATGAAAGGTCAAGAAAAAAATAACCCAAACCTTACTTCTCTTACTAGAGAAACGAATAAACAAATTAAATAA